The Staphylococcus sp. 17KM0847 DNA segment GGAAGAAATTGAAGAAAACACTGTTCTTTTAACTGAAATTCGCGACTTATTACGCAACAAATAAACATAAATATGATAGAAGCGTACATACTTTCCTTATAAACAGAAGAAAGTATGTACGCTTTTTATATTACTCTTTAAACTGCATTCGTGTTGTACTTTGATCATTATTCGATATAACTTCTAAAATAACAGGAATTCTATCTTTCAATTCTGTCACATGGGATATCATCCCCACCAATCTTCCACTCGATTGCAACTGAATAAGTGTTTCCAATGCTGTTTCTAAAGTTTCTTGATCTAATGTACCAAAACCTTCATCAATAAACATAGCATCTAAAGAAATACCCCCTTGCTCATTTTGAACAATTTCACACAATCCAAGTGCTAGGGCTAAAGAAGCTTGGAATGTTTCTCCCCCTGACAAAGAGTTAATGGGTCGTGTTTGATTGGCATAGTAATCAAACACATCTATATCTAAGCCACTAAATCCTTTACCAGTTATGTCTTCTTTTCTTACAAGTTGATAACGATGACCTGTCATTGCTTGTAAACGTCGATTAGCACACTCTAATATTTGATCCAGATAATAGGTTAGTACATAGTTTTCTAAAGTGAGTTTTTTATGATTATGACCACTAACAACTTCTGATAAAGTCACTAATTCACTTTGCGTCTCTAATGTATTTTGTAAATATTGAATTTGTAACTGAACCTCTTCAATATATTGTTTATTTTCTCTTACCTTCAATTCCACTTGGTTATATACTTTTACACTTTCATTGTACATTTCTTCACATTCATCATACTTGTCATTTAATTGTTTTATATCTTTGACTTCTATTAACTTTAGATGTTCTTGTACCTCTTTGATTTTCTCTCTATTTAATTTTACATGATCAAAGTAAGCATCAACCTTCTGTTTAATTTGTTCTGTTTGATGTGCCATTTCTTTTAATCGAATCAGTTCTTTTTCATCTTCCAATTGCAACTTTTGAAGCTCATAATCTAAATCTTGTGCTGCTTGTATTATGCTATCTTTTGATTGTTCAATATGTGTACGAAGCATTTCCAATTGCTGTTGAATACGTGTTCTCATCAAAATATTGCGCTGCATGTCTTCATTATTTTGGCTCACTTTAAAATCAAACTGTTCTTGAGCTTTCAATTGTATTTCATAATTTTCTACAAATAATGCAATGTCTGTATAGCCCGTCTTCGTATATAATTCTTCAATAGCTGTTCGATTTGCTAATTGCTGTTGTGTTTTTATCTCCTGCTCTTGCTCAAACTTCATCACTTCTTTTTGAATTTCAATCAAGCGTTGATTTTCTGTGTCTAACCACTTATTGCACTCACGTATTTGATTCAGTGCTGCTTCTTTAGAATGTAACAGTTTTAATTTTTCACTCAGTTCCTCTGCATCAAATGTTACTGAAGATACATTTTGATAAACTTCTTTATAATGTTTCAATGATGTTTCCTTACGAACTTTCAAAAGACGATATTCATTGATTTGTTGTTCTAATTTTTTATTTTCCGTTTGATAGATTTTTAATTCATCAATAGAACGTGCTTCTACATCCTCTTTATGAACGACTTGATTACACACTGGGCATGGACTCCCAACTGTCAGATGATCGCGCAAACTCTGAACGGCTTGTTCATGATTTAAGATTGCATGATCATGTGCGGTCATCTTATATTGCTGTTGAATATTTTTAGCTATATGCTCATCAATCGCTATAATTTCCTGATGTAACTGACTTATTTTCTCCTGAAGATCTTCTGCATTTTGAACTTGCTCTCTATTATGCTCAAGTTGTTCCACTTCACGCTTTAAGCTTTGACATATATCTATAAGTGTCCTTTCTTGAGTCATATCTACTACCTTACCTGAAATACGTTGTTTCAATTGCTCATACTCTATATTTTTTTCTTTTAATTGTTGATTAATTCTCACAAGTTGTTCATCAATATGTTGAATATTTTTTTGTTTTTCTTTATATAAATCAGCGTTTTGATAGTAGTAATAAGTATTTTGAATAAATATTTTTTGTTTTTCTATCTTTTCATTTTCTTGTACTAGCACTTTTTTATTTTGTTCTAATACTTTATGTTCAGCTAAAAGTTGATTCATATCTTGCTTTGTACGCTCTATTTGCTGTTGTTTATCCTCTAATTGTTCACGCTCTAAAGTTAAATCTTCATATAATTTGATTGCGAGTTTACTCTCTGTAATCCGTTTCAACTGCTGCTCGAGTATTTCCATCTCTTCATTTTTCATGTTTAACTCTGCTTTAACTTGAACAAGGTGACGCTGTTTTTCTTCCAACTCTATTCTCTGTTGTTGCTTTTCTTTTTCAAATTTAATTTCTTGTAAACTTTGATATATTTTTTGTTTTTCATCGTTGAGTTGCTTAACTTTTGTATTACCTATTTCAATATATTGAGATGCTACTTCCAACAATTGCTTATACTGTTGTGGTTCTAATGCTTGATAAGTCATCAGCTCTCGCACATCAAACGTCGCTAGCTTTTGCCATGTACTTTTTATTTTAATATGCTGTTTTTCTATTTCTGTTTTAATATTTTTCGTTTTATCATAGAGCTGTAAACGCAATTTCTCATATATTCCTGTACTAAATAATGTTCTTAAAATAGGTTGTTTGTCCGAAGTTTTAGACATAAGAAATTTTTTAAATTCACCTTGAGGCAAAATAAAAAGTTGTCTAAACTGATCATGCTTTAACTTTATAATATCCAACAAGAATTTATCACCATCTCTTGTTGTCCCTTCTTTTAAAATATAGCGTCCTTCTTCATAATGATACACCTCTAAAGTTGACTGGGTTTCTCCTTTATTTCCTAGCTTTTGGTAAGGGGCTGTTCGGATCACTTTATAACGTTGAGTGCCTATCTCAAATTCAAAAGTAACTTTCAGTGGTGACTGTGCATCTGCAAAATGGCTACGCAAATATTTCACTTCTCTTTTTTCGGTAGAAGCCCTACCGTACAATGCATATACAATACCATCAAAAATCATTGTCTTCCCTGATCCTGTCTTGCCACTAATTAAAAAAAGCTGATTTGACTGAATTTGAGCAAAGTCAATTTCTTCATTTAAAAAGGGACCAAAATTTTCCAACTGTAAACGAATGGGTTTCATTATTCTTCCTCCCCTTGCTCATTAAGTAGTGTTTCAATATATGCTTTTTGAATATGAGTAAGTGGCATATCAGTGTGCGCTTGGTAAAAACTTTGAATAATTTCTATTGGCTGAGATGTTTTAATATGCATATTCTGCTTGGGTATATCTTGAATCATAAATTTTTCAGGCGTTAATGCTAATGTATTGGGATAAAGTTGTTTAAGTTTTTGCATGGGTTCAGTCACATGTCCAATATTACTTAATTTAAAATGAAAATAACTTGTATTACTTTTATGTTCAAAATCTCCATTAATAATATCTTCATAATCCCCTTCAACAACTTCTAATTCGTGTTTAGGTCTTAGAGGTTTGAAGTATTGGTTAAAACCTCCATCCTTTGTAATCTCAACAACACGATAACCTTTGGCTTGTTTAGTTTCCGAAAAAGAATATTGTAGTAACGAACCACTATAAATAATACGTTCGTAATTTAGCGCAAATGGCTGATGGATATGTCCTAATAATACACAATCAAACATCTCTAAAAATTGAGGAGATACGCCTTCTATTGTACCTACTGTAATATCACGCTCTGAATCACTTTTAGGTGTACCGTTCAAAGTGAAATGCCCTACTAACACATTCTGTTTATGATGGTCCATCTTATCGGCTATACGATTCACAAAAATTTTCACAGCATCTTCATAAGTTTCAAAATCATCTTCTAAAAAATTACGAGCTTCTGATACAGTGAAAAACGGTAAAGTATAAAATGCAATATTTTCAAATTCTAAAGGTGTAAAAAAAGCATCTAATGTTGTACGAACAAATAATTGCGTACTATGAAACCATGATGCACCATAACCTAAACGTTCTCGACTATCATGATTACCATTAATAATAATGATTGGAATTCTCATATTCAAATTAAGTTGTTGTATAATGTTCTCCATCAATCCCACTGCTTGTTTACTAGGATAAGCTGTATCATAAATATCTCCTGCAATCACAATGATGTCCGGATTTTCTTGCTTCATTTCTTCTACAAATTGATTTAATATCCAACTCTGATCTTCTAAAAAACTATGACCATTCAGACGTTTTCCTAAATGCCAATCTGCTGTATGTATAATTTTCATTTCATCACCTCAGCCTGTTTATTCGCTAATGTTATATATTTTCATCCTCGAAAATACAAGTAAAAAGAGTAGTCCACATGCTTCTTCTCATGTGCAAACTACTCTTTGATACTATTCAAACTTATCTTGCATGCCTTTATAATCGTTGTACGATTTGTCTTTTTAAGTAGTTATATCTCAATAACATTGCTACTCTCCATGGTAATAGCATACTAAAAGCTAACAAGAAAAACATTCCCGCTAACTCACCAGCATCAATCGAACTCCCTAAAAATACTTTTAATATCGTTCTTACAATTAATAATGAGACTAATACAATAGGAAAGACTTTAGACTTTTTTAAATAGATATGTACGCCCTTAACTTCAAAATGTGAGGTTAACATTAAAACGGTCGAAAAAATAACACCTAACACGATCGACTCTATGATTTCAGTATGCGTAAGCCTAAAATATGGGACAACGTACATCAGTGCGCCTGTCGACATAAAAACAGGTGGTAAAATGATTTTTTTTGCATTAACTGGATATTGTTGTGCCTTCATACGCACTACAATAACAATTGCCCCCATCACAAAGGCAACAATAATAGAAAATATTAAATAAATCACTCTATTTCCTCCTCAAATCTTTCAAAGGCACATAAAATTGTATATTTACTGTGGAAGTGAGAGAGAAAGCCCATTTTTGCCAAAAGCTTTCGTAGTTTTTCCTAGACAAGAGTGACTCAAAGTAAAAAGTTTACTAAAACATATTGTCACTTCAAGCACATACTGTCATTTACAGATGTTATCTCCCTTATTTAGGACACTTTTCACGATGTCCTAGCACCTTATTCAATATCAAAACATAACTCTATTAAAATACAAATAATAACAAAAATCAAGAAAGTAGTGCATAGTAATAGTATAGAATGCTTATTGCAACCTCATAGACTTATATCACTTATTCATTCTTTTATGATTGAAATATGTATAAAGGCTGATGACTACCGGTTACCCTAGTAGTCATCAGCCTTTATACAATCTTATTTTGTTTTTTTCATTTGTTCTTGTTGATTCTTATTCATCATCGTCATCATTTGGTTAATTTTTTTCTGTGACGGTTTTTGACCCATTTGCATCATCATCATGCGTAACATTTCTTCATTAATAGGTGGGTTCTTTTTTAAATAATCCATCATATATTTACGTGCCAAGAAGAATCCACCGACAAGACCGATGATAAGTGCAACTACGATTAATAATATCGCTAACCATGTAGCCATCGTTTCACCCACTTTCCTTATCCTCTAGCATTTTACTAAAAATAAGCACGCTTTTCAAGACAATTCAGCTTAGAGCAAGATAGAAACCTTAATTTATAGTATGACGTTAAAATAGAGTGAGACAGAATTCTCAATCTCACTCCATTTTATAATATCTACATTCTAAGTTTCATATATTACATCTGTTCAATCTTAGCTAACACATTTTCTTTAGTAAAGCCGTATTTCTCAACAACTAAGTCTCCAGGTGCACTTGCACCGAAACGATCGATACCAATTACAAGACCATTCATACCTACATATTTATGCCAACCTAATGTAGCGCCCATCTCAGCAGCCACACGTTTTGTGACTTGTGGTAATAAAATTTCATCTTTATACGCTTGAGATTGTTGTTCAAAAGCATTCCAGTTTGGCATTGATACAACACGCACACCTTTACCACGTTGTGCCAAATCTTTTGCAACTTCAACTAATAAACTAACTTCTGAGCCTGTAGCTAATAGGATATATTCCGGTGCTGTTTCTGTTTCATACACAACATAAGCACCTTTGCGTACCCCTTCTTCGACCTCATCTTCAGTAACGTCTAGCACTGGCAGTCCTTGTCTTGTTAAAACTAGAGCCGTTGGTGTGTTTTGGGATTCAACTGCTACTTTCCAAGCAACACGCGTTTCATTGCCATCAGCTGGTCGAATAACATTTAAGTTTGGAATTGCACGTAAGCCCGCTAATTGTTCAATCGGCTCGTGTGTCGGACCGTCTTCACCTACTGCAATTGAATCATGTGTAAAGATAAATGTTGAGCCAAGTCCCATTAGCGATGACAAACGCATTGCTGGTTTAACATAATCACTGAATACAAAGAATGTTGCCGCATACGGATGCAAACCACCATGTGCTGCCATACCATTTACCGCTGCTGCCATTGCAAACTCACGCACACCAAACCATACATTTCTACCACTACCATCTTCAGCAGAAAAATCATTCTCCGCTTTAACATTTGATTTGTTAGATGATGCTAAGTCTGCAGAACCTCCAAACAACGAAGGAACAGCTGCACTCAATGATTGAATAACTTCGCCCGAATCCGCACGTGTCGCCGCATTATGACCGACTTCAAACTTAGGTAATGCTTCAGCGTAGCGACTCGGTAGCTTCCCATCTAAAATTGTTTTAAATTCTCTAGCTAATTCTGGATATTTAGCGGCATAAGTAGCAAAGTTTGTTTCCCATTCTTTTTCATGTGCATCGGCACGTGTAATCATCGTTTCTTTAAAACGTTCATAAACTACCTCATCAACATGGAATCGTTGAGTTGCATCTAGTCCATAATTTTCAAACGTTAACGTGCGTTCATCACTGCCTAAAGGTGCACCATGTGATGTATGGCTATCTGACTTGTTAGGTGATCCATAACCAATAATTGTCTTAACTTCAATAATTGTTGGCCCATTTTGTTCTTTTGCAGTTTGAATCGCTTTATCGATAGCTTCCAAATCATTACCATCTTTCACTAAAATATGGTTCCATCCATAAGATTCAAAACGTTGCTTAATATTTTCAGAAAATGATTTATTTGTTCTACCATCTAATGAAATGTCATTTGAGTCATAAAGTGTAATCAACTTATCTAGTTTTAAATGACCTGCTAATGAAGCTGCCTCATGAGAGATACCTTCCATTAAATCACCGTCAGAAGCTAGTACATATGTGTGATGATCTACAATTGAAATATCTTTATTATATTTAGCGGCTAAATGTTTTTCTGCCATAGCCATACCTACTGCCATAGCAAAACCTTGACCTAGCGGACCTGTTGTAATCTCTACACCTTTCGTATGTTTATATTCTGGATGTCCCGGTGTTTTAGAATCCCATTGTCTAAATTGTTTTAGTTCTTCTAACTCCAGTCCTCCCGAAACATGGAGTAAACTGTATAATAAAGCTGACCCATGACCTGCTGATAAAACAAATCGATCTCTATTGAAATACGCATTTGCATTTGGGTTAAAATTCAAGTGACGTGTCCATAAAGTATATGCCATTGGAGCAGCTCCCATAGGTAGACCGGGGTGTCCAGAGTTCGCTTGCTCAATCGCATCAATACTTAAAGCACGCAATGTATTAACTGCTAAACTGTCTTTTTTATCAAACATAAAACGACTTCCTTTCTTTTCTGTTCATAATAACATTATACCTGAAAGACACGTTGAAAGCCTAGAAAATCAACATATCTTCATCTTTAATCAATGAATAATCTGTGACACTTACTTGCGCAAATGATTTTGCTTTTGTATAGACTTTAGTTTTTCAGGCGTCACATCATTACCTTCTGGATCAATCACTTTTGTATGTTCGATTTGAGATTTAAAGCTCTTACGAAATGTTTCCAAATACTCACTTCTCAATCGTGATTGTTCTTTCGCTTCATGTTCATCTAATCCTTGCTCCTTTTTCTTTCTTGCAAGGGCGTTAATACGATCCAATTTATCTTGGCTTAACATATCAGTTACCTCCGTCAATTTCTTTACAAAAATATATCAGAAATATCATGAAAAACCAAACACTTCTACTTAGGTATATGCCACTTGTAACCCTATATATGTCATTATGCAACATCATTTTGTACTATTTTCTTAATGTAATTGCAAACACACTTTGTTCCCTGTTCATATCTTTTTCTTTAATTATTTGATTATTATCTTGTAGTGAATGGTCAGTCATCTCGTACGTTTGTTCTGATTGTTCATTTTGACTTGCCAGTATAAAAAAAGTCAAGAACACCAACACTGAAGCTATAAATACAATTAAAAATAAATGTAAATCTGATAGTTTATGCTGTAACATCATTTCGACACTCCTAGAACATTTGTTTGTATAAGCAATTTAACAGAACTAATGTTCTCTGTCAACAAAAAGCGAACAAATGTTTGTTGGCGTTCGTGTAATATGATATAATGAGTTTAAATAATTTGAAGGAGTGCCTAGATAATGAGAGAGTTAACTAAAAGACAAACAGAAATATTTGAATATATTAAACATATTGTACAAACAAAAGGTTATCCACCAAGTGTACGTGAAATTGGAGAAGCAGTAGGACTTGCCTCAAGCTCAACAGTTCACGGACACCTTTCGCGCTTAGAAGAAAAAGGGTATATTCGCCGAGATCCTACAAAGCCACGAGCAATTGAAATTGTTAGTGAATTGATGGGAGACGCTATCAATATGGAATCTACCATTTTTGTACCCGTTATTGGGAAAGTAACTGCTGGCGTACCAATCACAGCAATCGAAAATGTCGAAGAATATTATCCGCTCCCCGAACACTTCACATCTACACATAATGGACAAATTTTTATACTAAATGTTGTTGGAGATAGTATGATTGAAGCAGGAATATTAGATGGAGACAAAGTGATTGTTAGAAGCCAATCCATTGCAGAAAATGGAGATATTATTGTGGCCATGACTGATGAAGACGAAGCAACTGTAAAACGTTTTTATAAAGAAAAAAATCATTATCGCTTACAACCTGAGAATAGTGCTTTAAGCCCTATTTATTTAGATCAAGTAACTGTATTGGGAAAAGTGATTGGTCTTTTTAGAGAAATGTAGCCTACAAATTTTCTTTACTCATCTATTATAATAGGTATTCTACAACAGTAAGTAACTTGTTATATATAGCAAGTTGATTATTCATTTTTAGATATAATAAACTTCTTCAATATAAAAGAAGCAGGACAGAAAGTTTTCTGTCCTGCTTCAGTCACTTATTAATATACAATACTAATATATTGATTAATCTCTATCTCCATTAAAGATTGAATTTCTAACGATAACATAATCCACTTTTCTAAGGGCATCTACATCTTTACCACCCGCATATGAAATCGCACTTTGTAAATCTTCTTCCATTTCTGTAAGTGTATCTTGTAATTTACCTTTATGTGCAACAAACATCTTTTTGCCTTCCACGTTTTTACGTTCACCTTTTTGATATTCAGATGCACTGCCAAAGTATTCTTTATACTTTTTGCCATCCATCTCAACTGTTTCACCCGGTGATTCTTCATGTGCTGCAAAAAGTGAACCAATCATTACCATTGATGCACCAAAGCGTACAGATTTTGCAATATCTCCATGTGTTCTAATTCCACCATCTGCAATAATAGGCTTACGTGCTGCTTTACTACACAGGTTTACCGCCGCTAATTGCCAACCACCTGTACCAAATCCAGTTTTAATTTTTGTAATACACACACGTCCAGGTCCAATACCTACTTTTGTTGCATCTGCACCTGCATTTTCAAGTTCACGTACGCCTTCTGGTGTGCCCACATTTCCAGCAATAACAAAAGTTTCTGGCAGATGCTTTTTAATATGTTGAATCATATCAATAACCTGATCTGAATGACCATGCGCAATATCAATTGTGATATATTCTGGTTTTAAACCCAATGCCTCAATCTCTTTAACAAATTCAAATTCTGGTGCTTTAACACCCACAGAAATAGATGCAAACAAGCCTTTTTCGTTCATTCGCTGTATAAATGGAATACGTGCTGCTTCGTCAAAACGATGCATAATATAAAAATAATCATTTTTAGCAAACCATTCTGCTAATGTTTCATTCATGACTGTTTGCATATTTGCAGGAACTACTGGTAATTTAAAACGTCGTGGCCCAAATTGAATTGATGTATCAATCTCAGAGCGACTTTTCACAATACTTTTATTTGGTATTAATTGGATATCTTCATAATCAAAAATTTTCATGTATTAAAACCCCTCATCTATTTTATCCATAAGCTAATATACTATCATTAAGTAATAAAGTAAACAAAGGGAGAGCAAATTCAATTACCAACTTGATTTTTTTACACCTGGAATTTGACCTTTATGTGCATGTTCACGAAATGCGATACGAGACATCTCAAACTTTCTTAACACGCCTCTTGGTCTACCTGTTACTTTACATCTTCTTGTTAAACGTGTTGGCGATGAATCGCGCGGGAGTTTACGCAATGCTTCGTAATCCCCTTTTGCTTTTAATTCTCTACGCAAATCAGCATATTGTGCAACAAGTTTGGCACGTTTTTCTTCTTTTACTATTTTAGATTTTTTTGCCATTTTTTCAATCCACCTCTATAAATCGTAATTATTACGTTTTAAATCTTAGCATATTTTATTTTACCAATGCAAGATAAAAATTTCTGGTAATATATAAAAAGTCATGATAGAATATTAAATCGTAAAGGTTCCAATTTGATAATTAAGGAGGTTTAGTTATGCGTATTAATGTAACTTTAGCTTGTACTGAATGTGGCGATCGTAATTATATTACAACCAAAAACAAACGTACGAACCCTGAACGTATTGAAATGATGAAATATTGCCCAAGATTAAATAAGCATACATTGCATAGAGAAACAAAATAATCAGTACACAATATACTAATTTAAAAATACGACAAAAGAGAAAGACGTTGAACAGCTTATAATATGTTCAACGTCTTTCTCTTTTGCTTTTTAATTCATCTACTTGATACCTTCTAAGATATCCTCTAAGTCATTTAACATACCTAGTGCTTTTGCTACACCTGTTCCATAAGCTGGATCAGCTTGGTAACAATGACGAATATGACGATGTTTCACTTCATCAGTCGTTCCATCCATTTCATTGGCTGTATTTTCAAAAATACGTTGTTGTTGTTCAGGAGATTGTAAACGAAATAGTTTGCCCGGTTGTTCGAAATAGTTATCATCATCTTCTCTAAAGTTATACTCATATGCCGCACCTTCTAAAGCCAAAGGTTGACGTTTGTATTCTGGTTGATCTTGATGTGCACCATAACTATTAGGATAATAATGTGTTTGTGCGCCCTGATTGCCATCTAAAAATCTCATTTGACCATCACGACTAAACGGACAAATATTTTCTACGCCTACGCCTTTTGGTTGGTTAACAGGAATTTGCCAATGATTAACTCCTAAGCGATAACGCTGTGCATCACCATATGAGAAAAGTCGCCCTTGCAACATTTTATCTGGTGAAAAATCAATGCCCGGTATAATATTTGTTGGTGCAAACGCTGCTTGTTCAACATCCATAAAGTAGTTCTCTGGGTTTTTATTTAATTCAAACTCACCTACTTCAATAAGAGGATATTCATCTTTAAACCATACTTTTGTTAAATCAAACGGATTGTCTTTATGATTTTTTGCTTGTTCTTCTGTCATAACTTGGATGTACATTTTCCATTTAGGGAAGTTGCCTTCTTCAATAGCTTCAAATAAATCTTTTTGTGATGATTCACGGTCTTTTGCTATAACTTGTTCTGCTTCTTCAGGCGTAAAGTTTTCAATACCTTGTTGTGTTCTGAAATGGAATTTCACCCAAACACGTTCATTGTTGTCATTAATCATTGCATACGTGTGTGAACCGAAACCATGCATATGGCGATAACCTTTAGGGATACCGCGATCTGACATTAAAATTGTAACTTGATGTAGTGCCTCTGGTAAAGAAGTCCAGAAGTCCCAATTGTTTTGAGCACTACGCATATTTGTTTTAGGGTCTCTCTTTACTGCGTGATTTAAGCTTGCAAACAATTTAGGGTCTCTAAAGAAAAATACGGGTGTATTGTTACCAACAAGATCCCAATTTCCTTCTTCTGTATAAAATTTTAACGCAAATCCACGAATATCACGTTCAGCATCTGCAGCACCTCTTTCACCTGCAACTGTTGAAAAACGCGCAAACATTTCTGTCTTTTTACCAACTTCTGAGAAGATTTTTGCACGCGTATAACGTGTAATATCATTAGTTACTGTGAATGTTCCAAATGCGCCTGAGCCTTTAGCATGCATACGTCTTTCTGGAATTACCTCACGGTCAAAGTGCGCCATTTGCTCCAAGAAATACCAATCCTGCATTAATAGTGGACCACGTGGACCAGCTGTCATAGAGTTTTCTCTATCACCAACCGGATGACCAAATAGACCTGTAAGTTTAGAAGCATCTTTTTGACTCATTTTATAAACCCTCTTTCTTAATTAAAATAATTCTAAATTACTTTACTATTTCATTATAACCTATCTCTCATGCAAAGTATATCTTTTATGATCTAAATTTGAATTTTCGAAAAATTAACATTTTAAGGCTTTAAAGTTATAAATTCTTATTGAATATCAGAGAGATAGCAAGTACAATAGATAGAAATCTTTATTTATATTGAGGAGCAGATGTTTATGGAAGAAAAAACTTTAAATCGCGGGCTTCAAGCTCGGCATATTACTATGATTGCTATTGGAGGCGCTATTGGTACGGGGTTATTTGTCGCAACAGGTGGTGTTATTGCACAAGCTGGTCCTGGGGGGGCAATTGTAGCGTATTTACTTATTGGCATTATGCTTTATTTTTTAATGGCATCCATTGGTGAAATGGCAACATTTTATCCTGTATCCGGTTCGTTTAGCAGTTATTCTACACGTTTTGTTGACCCATCTTTAGGTTTTACAATGGGCTGGTTATACTGGATGATTTGGTCTCTTGTAACAAGTGTTGATGTCATCGTTGCATCTAATGTTTTAGGCTATTGGGATATCTTCCATTTCTTCTCGCCTCTCATTTGGAGCATTATTTTCTTAACAATTATTTTCTTACTTAATGTATTTACAGTAAAAGCATTTGGTGAAGCTGAATTTTGGCTATCGCTTGTCAAAGTTATTACCATTATTGTTTTTATTATTTTAGGTATCTTAATGATTTTTGGTATTTTAGGTGGTAAATACTATGGATTTGAAAATTATA contains these protein-coding regions:
- a CDS encoding DUF896 domain-containing protein, producing MLSQDKLDRINALARKKKEQGLDEHEAKEQSRLRSEYLETFRKSFKSQIEHTKVIDPEGNDVTPEKLKSIQKQNHLRK
- the sbcD gene encoding exonuclease subunit SbcD; translation: MKIIHTADWHLGKRLNGHSFLEDQSWILNQFVEEMKQENPDIIVIAGDIYDTAYPSKQAVGLMENIIQQLNLNMRIPIIIINGNHDSRERLGYGASWFHSTQLFVRTTLDAFFTPLEFENIAFYTLPFFTVSEARNFLEDDFETYEDAVKIFVNRIADKMDHHKQNVLVGHFTLNGTPKSDSERDITVGTIEGVSPQFLEMFDCVLLGHIHQPFALNYERIIYSGSLLQYSFSETKQAKGYRVVEITKDGGFNQYFKPLRPKHELEVVEGDYEDIINGDFEHKSNTSYFHFKLSNIGHVTEPMQKLKQLYPNTLALTPEKFMIQDIPKQNMHIKTSQPIEIIQSFYQAHTDMPLTHIQKAYIETLLNEQGEEE
- a CDS encoding YneF family protein yields the protein MATWLAILLIVVALIIGLVGGFFLARKYMMDYLKKNPPINEEMLRMMMMQMGQKPSQKKINQMMTMMNKNQQEQMKKTK
- a CDS encoding CcdC family protein produces the protein MIYLIFSIIVAFVMGAIVIVVRMKAQQYPVNAKKIILPPVFMSTGALMYVVPYFRLTHTEIIESIVLGVIFSTVLMLTSHFEVKGVHIYLKKSKVFPIVLVSLLIVRTILKVFLGSSIDAGELAGMFFLLAFSMLLPWRVAMLLRYNYLKRQIVQRL
- the tkt gene encoding transketolase; translation: MFDKKDSLAVNTLRALSIDAIEQANSGHPGLPMGAAPMAYTLWTRHLNFNPNANAYFNRDRFVLSAGHGSALLYSLLHVSGGLELEELKQFRQWDSKTPGHPEYKHTKGVEITTGPLGQGFAMAVGMAMAEKHLAAKYNKDISIVDHHTYVLASDGDLMEGISHEAASLAGHLKLDKLITLYDSNDISLDGRTNKSFSENIKQRFESYGWNHILVKDGNDLEAIDKAIQTAKEQNGPTIIEVKTIIGYGSPNKSDSHTSHGAPLGSDERTLTFENYGLDATQRFHVDEVVYERFKETMITRADAHEKEWETNFATYAAKYPELAREFKTILDGKLPSRYAEALPKFEVGHNAATRADSGEVIQSLSAAVPSLFGGSADLASSNKSNVKAENDFSAEDGSGRNVWFGVREFAMAAAVNGMAAHGGLHPYAATFFVFSDYVKPAMRLSSLMGLGSTFIFTHDSIAVGEDGPTHEPIEQLAGLRAIPNLNVIRPADGNETRVAWKVAVESQNTPTALVLTRQGLPVLDVTEDEVEEGVRKGAYVVYETETAPEYILLATGSEVSLLVEVAKDLAQRGKGVRVVSMPNWNAFEQQSQAYKDEILLPQVTKRVAAEMGATLGWHKYVGMNGLVIGIDRFGASAPGDLVVEKYGFTKENVLAKIEQM
- a CDS encoding AAA family ATPase is translated as MKPIRLQLENFGPFLNEEIDFAQIQSNQLFLISGKTGSGKTMIFDGIVYALYGRASTEKREVKYLRSHFADAQSPLKVTFEFEIGTQRYKVIRTAPYQKLGNKGETQSTLEVYHYEEGRYILKEGTTRDGDKFLLDIIKLKHDQFRQLFILPQGEFKKFLMSKTSDKQPILRTLFSTGIYEKLRLQLYDKTKNIKTEIEKQHIKIKSTWQKLATFDVRELMTYQALEPQQYKQLLEVASQYIEIGNTKVKQLNDEKQKIYQSLQEIKFEKEKQQQRIELEEKQRHLVQVKAELNMKNEEMEILEQQLKRITESKLAIKLYEDLTLEREQLEDKQQQIERTKQDMNQLLAEHKVLEQNKKVLVQENEKIEKQKIFIQNTYYYYQNADLYKEKQKNIQHIDEQLVRINQQLKEKNIEYEQLKQRISGKVVDMTQERTLIDICQSLKREVEQLEHNREQVQNAEDLQEKISQLHQEIIAIDEHIAKNIQQQYKMTAHDHAILNHEQAVQSLRDHLTVGSPCPVCNQVVHKEDVEARSIDELKIYQTENKKLEQQINEYRLLKVRKETSLKHYKEVYQNVSSVTFDAEELSEKLKLLHSKEAALNQIRECNKWLDTENQRLIEIQKEVMKFEQEQEIKTQQQLANRTAIEELYTKTGYTDIALFVENYEIQLKAQEQFDFKVSQNNEDMQRNILMRTRIQQQLEMLRTHIEQSKDSIIQAAQDLDYELQKLQLEDEKELIRLKEMAHQTEQIKQKVDAYFDHVKLNREKIKEVQEHLKLIEVKDIKQLNDKYDECEEMYNESVKVYNQVELKVRENKQYIEEVQLQIQYLQNTLETQSELVTLSEVVSGHNHKKLTLENYVLTYYLDQILECANRRLQAMTGHRYQLVRKEDITGKGFSGLDIDVFDYYANQTRPINSLSGGETFQASLALALGLCEIVQNEQGGISLDAMFIDEGFGTLDQETLETALETLIQLQSSGRLVGMISHVTELKDRIPVILEVISNNDQSTTRMQFKE